A genomic stretch from Sulfurimonas sediminis includes:
- a CDS encoding c-type cytochrome, producing the protein MKTDKRKKSMKGFVLTSSLVLLTLLSACSDSKEDRSQKEQSVSAKNQKSSPKIEIVENKNAHAVKVARQENGKTQNNSFYYDYGEKESVQEVNTKKRTDIDANLHVRSPYEQIQVTMLVKKLSKNFIVRCAPCHNDYANGVIGPSLLERKADYIYNRIQDFKTGKKSNPLMNDLIQMMSDEQIRAMADEIYAFNKEINKMRGRE; encoded by the coding sequence ATGAAAACAGATAAAAGAAAAAAGAGTATGAAGGGTTTTGTTCTTACTTCGTCGTTGGTCTTGCTGACACTTTTAAGCGCATGCAGTGACTCAAAAGAGGACAGATCACAAAAAGAGCAATCTGTGTCTGCTAAAAATCAAAAGAGCAGTCCAAAGATTGAAATAGTTGAAAATAAAAATGCGCATGCGGTGAAAGTGGCCCGGCAGGAAAATGGAAAAACACAGAATAACTCGTTTTATTATGATTACGGAGAGAAAGAGAGTGTGCAGGAAGTCAATACAAAAAAACGCACAGACATTGATGCCAATTTACATGTACGCAGCCCTTATGAACAGATTCAGGTCACGATGCTGGTAAAAAAACTAAGCAAAAACTTTATTGTCAGGTGTGCACCTTGTCACAATGATTATGCAAACGGGGTTATCGGGCCGTCGCTCCTGGAGAGAAAAGCGGACTATATATACAATAGAATTCAGGATTTTAAAACCGGGAAGAAGTCCAATCCTTTGATGAATGATCTTATCCAGATGATGAGTGACGAACAGATTAGAGCTATGGCAGATGAAATATATGCCTTTAACAAAGAGATTAACAAGATGAGGGGCAGAGAATGA
- a CDS encoding 4Fe-4S dicluster domain-containing protein, whose product MAKQVKTDRREFIKYSTLGVLGLVLGGGIVFSPYLQAKENRLRPPGAVPEKEFLGLCIKCGQCLQVCPYHSIELADITKGAGEGTPYIDANIRGCYACDAVPCVLACPSGALDHSCSKPEDIQMGVAVLEFPDTCLAMTNTPVPKGYNDKMKAFTASVNNVTSQELQLLEKFDGYEGKECTLCADMCPVPNPLSAIAMVPDAQGGKRPEIYDGCIGCGACQEVCPTQKPSIVVKPRVTYEQYYEKTT is encoded by the coding sequence ATGGCAAAGCAAGTAAAAACAGACAGAAGAGAATTTATAAAATACTCTACATTGGGTGTTTTGGGACTGGTTCTTGGAGGAGGTATTGTTTTCAGCCCGTATTTACAGGCAAAAGAAAATCGGCTTCGTCCGCCGGGGGCGGTTCCTGAAAAAGAGTTTTTAGGTTTATGTATTAAATGCGGGCAGTGTCTGCAGGTATGCCCGTACCACTCTATAGAACTGGCAGATATTACCAAGGGAGCAGGCGAGGGGACGCCTTACATAGATGCAAATATCCGAGGATGCTATGCCTGTGATGCCGTTCCCTGTGTGCTGGCCTGTCCAAGTGGTGCTTTGGACCACAGTTGCTCAAAACCCGAAGATATTCAGATGGGAGTTGCCGTACTGGAATTTCCGGATACCTGTCTGGCAATGACAAATACTCCGGTACCAAAAGGCTACAATGACAAGATGAAAGCCTTTACCGCCTCTGTCAACAATGTGACAAGTCAGGAGTTGCAGCTTCTTGAAAAATTTGACGGGTACGAGGGGAAAGAGTGTACGCTGTGTGCCGATATGTGCCCGGTTCCCAATCCTTTAAGTGCCATCGCCATGGTTCCGGATGCGCAGGGAGGGAAGCGCCCCGAAATATATGACGGGTGTATAGGATGCGGAGCCTGTCAGGAGGTCTGCCCGACGCAAAAACCTTCGATAGTCGTCAAACCAAGAGTAACATACGAGCAGTATTATGAAAAAACAACATAG
- a CDS encoding nitrous oxide reductase family maturation protein NosD — protein MLLRIFVLFLYCNGLNANILQEAIDKAPAGSILKLPKGIYKGSVVINKPLSIIGQEEGVIIDGENNGTVITSKSSYVTLKNLTIINSGDRHENVDAAIAMSESKQCEISNCTIKNCLFGIDLQMVNNSIIQNNTISSKPFALGLRGDGLKLWYSNDNIVRGNRLIKSRDMVVWYSHGNLIEENFGKDGRYSLHFMYAGKNIIKNNYYELNSVGIFFMYSQDSIAVGNVIKSSQGATGMGIGLKDASNFTIKDNTVIYCAQGLYIDRSPFEPGTHNTIVDNKILYNAEAMHFHSLSENNIIKNNIIQGNIEDIVNDSRGSKTNENEISGNYWDKYEGFDKNHDGIGDTPHKVYQYADQLWVYNSNVKFFYASPVISLLNFLAKLAPFTKPLFLMEDKKPRVVKPL, from the coding sequence ATGCTTCTAAGAATATTTGTATTGTTTTTGTATTGTAACGGATTAAATGCAAATATTCTGCAAGAGGCTATAGACAAAGCTCCTGCAGGCTCAATTCTGAAACTTCCAAAAGGTATATACAAAGGATCTGTTGTCATTAACAAACCGCTCTCTATTATAGGACAGGAAGAGGGCGTGATTATAGACGGAGAAAACAACGGGACGGTTATAACAAGCAAAAGCTCCTATGTGACATTGAAAAATTTAACAATCATCAACAGTGGAGACAGGCATGAGAATGTTGATGCAGCCATTGCAATGAGTGAGTCCAAACAGTGTGAGATAAGCAACTGTACAATCAAAAACTGTCTGTTTGGCATCGATCTGCAAATGGTTAACAACTCTATCATCCAAAACAACACTATCAGTTCAAAACCTTTTGCTTTGGGGCTCAGAGGAGATGGCTTAAAGCTGTGGTATTCCAATGACAATATTGTCCGGGGCAACAGACTGATCAAATCACGGGATATGGTTGTCTGGTATTCTCACGGAAATCTGATTGAGGAGAACTTTGGAAAAGACGGCAGATACTCTTTGCATTTTATGTATGCGGGGAAAAATATTATAAAAAACAATTACTACGAACTCAATTCTGTGGGTATATTTTTTATGTATTCGCAAGACTCCATAGCTGTGGGCAATGTGATTAAAAGCTCTCAGGGTGCCACAGGAATGGGCATAGGCTTAAAAGATGCCTCCAATTTTACGATAAAAGACAATACTGTCATCTACTGTGCGCAGGGACTTTATATAGACAGATCCCCTTTTGAGCCTGGAACACACAATACAATAGTGGACAATAAGATTTTGTACAATGCAGAGGCAATGCATTTTCACTCGCTCAGTGAGAATAATATTATTAAAAACAATATCATACAGGGAAATATAGAGGATATCGTCAATGACAGCAGAGGCAGCAAGACAAATGAAAATGAGATATCGGGAAATTACTGGGACAAATATGAAGGTTTTGATAAAAATCACGACGGCATAGGCGATACACCGCACAAAGTGTATCAGTATGCTGACCAACTATGGGTTTATAACTCTAATGTGAAGTTTTTTTATGCTTCACCGGTTATCTCACTTCTTAATTTTTTGGCAAAACTGGCACCTTTTACGAAACCGCTTTTTTTGATGGAAGACAAAAAACCTAGAGTGGTAAAACCATTATGA
- a CDS encoding cytochrome C produces the protein MHPSLIKAKIFATIALLILTFSFTLPMIAFHGTLNKIEEGKANEVSSVSKSVWNLYNKGRYKSVATPKDARNNLEKMIEEGAEIGPASLPIWAVSLEAPNYPKEAFPEGIPVFFHFDGYSGEVHEMNTINHYVGMDPMWAGGHIERAIGIYALLFLSLGIILFIAYDKKIFNYIMLIPAALPLIFIADYSYWLYHFGHSLHDWGAFKIKPFMPTVFGDGKIAQFTTHSYPTIGFYMLLLISFFSILAFFAKQKAFKEMEEK, from the coding sequence ATGCATCCAAGTCTCATAAAAGCGAAAATATTTGCCACAATAGCTTTACTGATTTTAACATTTTCATTTACACTGCCAATGATAGCTTTTCACGGAACCTTGAATAAGATAGAAGAAGGAAAGGCAAATGAAGTCTCATCGGTCAGTAAAAGTGTATGGAATCTATATAACAAAGGAAGATATAAAAGCGTTGCAACACCCAAAGACGCCCGTAACAATTTAGAGAAGATGATAGAAGAAGGGGCTGAAATCGGTCCGGCATCTCTGCCTATCTGGGCAGTTTCTCTCGAAGCTCCAAATTATCCGAAAGAAGCGTTTCCAGAGGGAATACCTGTCTTTTTTCATTTTGACGGATACAGCGGAGAAGTACATGAAATGAACACAATCAACCACTATGTGGGTATGGACCCTATGTGGGCAGGCGGTCATATAGAACGTGCAATCGGAATTTATGCTCTTTTATTTCTTTCTTTGGGAATTATTTTGTTTATAGCCTATGATAAAAAAATCTTTAACTATATTATGTTGATTCCTGCCGCGCTGCCTCTTATATTTATAGCGGACTACTCCTACTGGCTGTACCATTTTGGTCACAGTTTGCATGACTGGGGCGCTTTTAAAATCAAACCTTTTATGCCGACTGTTTTTGGTGACGGAAAAATAGCGCAGTTTACGACACACTCCTATCCAACTATCGGTTTTTACATGCTGTTGCTTATCAGTTTTTTCAGTATTTTAGCTTTCTTTGCAAAACAGAAAGCTTTTAAAGAGATGGAAGAGAAATAA
- the nosZ gene encoding Sec-dependent nitrous-oxide reductase — translation MATHLSKLTSLILGTSLMATVASAAIGGELQKVMKARGLTENDIIHAAKTYTPSGGRDEFIVFSSGGQSGQIIVYGVPSMKILKYIAVFTPEPWQGYGYDEDSKKILAQGKIRGKSITWGDTHHPALSETKGVYDGKWLIINDKANPRLAVIDLNDFETKQIVVNPVFKSEHGGSFFTPNSKHILEACQYAAPYDNNYHPIEEYKETYRGGVTVWSFDPKIGRIKPKDSFTIEMPPYMQDLSDAGKGASFGWGFTNSFNTEMYTGGIEVGMPPFEAGMSRNDTDFLHVYNWKKLYQLSKNKKNVKVVNGMKVIPMSVAVANNALFLIPEPKSPHGVDVSPDGEYITICGKLDTHASVFKWSKIKKLIDNHEYAGKDPYGIPILDMKKSLHGQVELGLGPLHNQYGKDWKNGEIYTSLYVDSQIVKWNYKTLKVLDKVNVHYNVGHLCSMEGKSADPQGEYVISLNKLAIDRFNPVGPLHPQNHQLIDIRGKKMDLLYDMPIPLGEPHQAVAIRASKLHPEVRYKMGTNPKTGKMHVGKTLAGQEKIVRKGNKVYIYGTLVRSHINPERVTVNKGDTVIFYLTNLERAEDETHGFTVDNYNVHGSLEPGETVELKFKADREGVFPYYCTEFCSALHLEMMGYLMVKDPNKKYVSAQKLKMKKMSKAELKAEYEKTVAVNNATDAVIQSVVKFLKENHYEKYPTVKALVEDALDQYGKIAEQKKKADEAVKKGDYEKAILFENMIWQYMVKTADVGIRAKDLLVKKVATKQSPAAAAGERAFGEGGCGGCHVIGKVSSGPDLTGVLLRHENAEKWVKDFIMNPASKYNDPYVKSMIDYFNLKMPNQHMSEEEVKNIIEYLKWVDENANLF, via the coding sequence ATGGCTACTCATTTAAGTAAGCTGACTTCACTTATTTTAGGCACTTCACTGATGGCGACTGTTGCATCGGCAGCTATCGGCGGTGAACTGCAAAAAGTAATGAAGGCAAGGGGACTTACGGAAAACGATATTATTCATGCTGCAAAAACATACACACCAAGCGGTGGCAGAGATGAATTTATTGTATTTAGTTCTGGTGGACAGTCCGGACAGATAATTGTCTACGGTGTTCCATCTATGAAAATATTAAAATATATTGCCGTATTTACGCCGGAACCATGGCAGGGATACGGATATGACGAGGATTCCAAAAAAATCCTGGCACAGGGAAAAATCCGGGGAAAATCAATCACCTGGGGAGACACACACCACCCGGCACTCTCTGAGACAAAAGGGGTGTATGACGGAAAATGGCTTATTATCAACGATAAGGCAAATCCTCGTCTGGCTGTGATTGATTTAAACGATTTTGAAACCAAACAGATTGTTGTGAATCCCGTTTTCAAATCAGAACACGGCGGCTCTTTTTTCACGCCAAACTCAAAACATATTTTAGAAGCATGTCAGTACGCTGCGCCGTATGACAATAACTATCATCCGATAGAAGAGTATAAAGAGACATATCGAGGCGGTGTGACTGTATGGAGTTTTGATCCAAAAATCGGTCGTATCAAACCAAAAGATTCATTTACGATTGAGATGCCTCCTTATATGCAGGATTTGAGTGATGCCGGAAAAGGCGCCTCTTTTGGATGGGGTTTTACAAACTCTTTCAATACAGAGATGTACACAGGCGGTATAGAAGTCGGAATGCCACCGTTTGAGGCAGGTATGAGTAGAAATGATACTGACTTTTTACATGTATACAATTGGAAAAAGCTCTATCAACTCTCAAAAAACAAAAAAAATGTAAAAGTTGTCAACGGAATGAAAGTTATTCCTATGAGTGTAGCCGTTGCAAACAATGCGCTTTTTTTGATTCCTGAACCAAAATCTCCGCATGGTGTTGATGTCTCTCCTGATGGTGAATACATCACTATCTGTGGAAAACTTGATACACATGCTTCTGTTTTTAAATGGAGTAAAATCAAAAAACTGATTGATAACCATGAATATGCGGGAAAAGATCCTTACGGAATTCCTATTCTGGATATGAAAAAATCTTTACACGGTCAAGTTGAGCTGGGACTGGGGCCATTGCACAACCAGTATGGTAAAGACTGGAAAAACGGTGAAATTTATACATCGCTGTATGTGGATTCACAAATTGTGAAATGGAACTACAAAACATTGAAAGTGCTTGATAAGGTGAATGTCCATTATAACGTCGGTCACCTGTGTAGTATGGAAGGAAAATCGGCTGATCCGCAGGGAGAGTATGTTATTTCTTTAAACAAACTTGCTATTGACAGATTTAATCCGGTTGGTCCTTTGCATCCGCAAAATCATCAGTTGATTGATATTCGCGGAAAGAAAATGGATCTTTTGTATGATATGCCGATTCCGTTGGGTGAACCGCACCAGGCTGTTGCAATTCGTGCGAGTAAACTGCATCCTGAAGTACGTTACAAAATGGGTACAAATCCGAAAACGGGTAAAATGCATGTAGGAAAAACGCTTGCAGGACAGGAAAAAATTGTAAGAAAAGGCAATAAAGTATATATTTACGGCACATTGGTGCGTTCGCATATTAATCCTGAACGGGTTACTGTGAACAAAGGAGATACTGTAATCTTTTATCTGACAAATCTTGAAAGAGCAGAAGATGAGACACACGGTTTTACAGTGGATAACTACAATGTGCACGGATCATTGGAACCTGGAGAGACTGTAGAACTTAAATTCAAAGCGGACAGAGAGGGTGTCTTCCCTTACTACTGTACAGAGTTTTGTTCTGCCCTTCACTTAGAAATGATGGGTTATCTGATGGTCAAAGATCCAAACAAGAAATATGTCAGCGCACAAAAACTTAAGATGAAAAAAATGTCTAAAGCCGAGTTGAAAGCGGAGTATGAAAAAACTGTAGCTGTGAACAATGCAACAGATGCGGTTATTCAGTCCGTTGTGAAATTTTTAAAGGAAAACCATTACGAAAAATATCCTACAGTCAAAGCACTTGTAGAAGATGCACTTGACCAGTACGGAAAAATTGCTGAGCAGAAGAAAAAAGCTGACGAAGCAGTCAAAAAAGGTGATTACGAAAAAGCAATTCTTTTTGAAAATATGATTTGGCAGTATATGGTCAAGACGGCAGATGTCGGTATTCGTGCCAAAGATCTGTTGGTGAAAAAAGTTGCAACAAAACAGTCTCCTGCAGCGGCGGCGGGTGAACGGGCATTTGGCGAAGGCGGATGTGGCGGTTGTCACGTTATCGGTAAAGTATCTTCGGGACCAGACCTCACAGGTGTTTTACTCCGTCATGAAAATGCTGAAAAATGGGTAAAAGATTTTATCATGAACCCTGCTTCAAAATATAATGATCCGTATGTGAAAAGCATGATAGATTATTTTAATCTAAAAATGCCAAATCAGCATATGAGTGAAGAAGAAGTCAAAAATATCATTGAATACCTGAAATGGGTCGATGAGAATGCAAATCTGTTCTAA
- a CDS encoding Crp/Fnr family transcriptional regulator — MKEEDLERLASISFVHHYKKEYMLQYENEECNELFFLCEGMAKAYKIDKHNNEVVLHYIYADSMISEISDTDAEKLRSFSNIQLIEDSQVLSINYQKFKKYFLETHLLQKEFTGEIVKRSLQLQSLINREFIFDAVSKVSMMLHDDLQMFNKLKRHEISLMLHIQPATLSRVLKRLKRNNIIDIIHGQVKIISQRALQNIYKDKIDD; from the coding sequence TTGAAAGAAGAAGACCTTGAGCGACTCGCATCTATATCCTTCGTGCATCATTATAAAAAAGAGTATATGCTTCAGTATGAAAATGAAGAGTGCAATGAGCTGTTTTTTCTGTGCGAGGGTATGGCAAAAGCCTATAAAATTGACAAACACAACAATGAAGTTGTGCTGCACTACATATATGCAGACTCAATGATATCGGAAATTTCGGATACTGATGCTGAAAAACTCCGGTCTTTTTCAAATATTCAGCTGATTGAAGATTCACAGGTTTTAAGTATAAATTATCAAAAGTTCAAGAAATATTTTTTAGAAACACATCTGTTGCAAAAAGAATTTACGGGGGAAATTGTAAAAAGATCATTACAGTTGCAATCTTTAATCAATCGGGAATTTATCTTTGATGCCGTTTCGAAGGTCAGTATGATGCTTCATGATGATTTGCAAATGTTTAACAAACTCAAGCGCCATGAGATATCTCTTATGCTGCATATTCAACCGGCAACGCTCTCCCGTGTACTGAAGAGATTAAAACGAAATAATATTATTGATATAATACACGGGCAGGTAAAAATCATCAGTCAAAGAGCTTTGCAAAATATATACAAGGATAAAATTGATGACTAA
- a CDS encoding YeeE/YedE thiosulfate transporter family protein, with translation MFERILNMFTTVSNEAHGSVFVVFMIGLVFGVLIQYSRVDKFEKIAGFAMLRDTVVPKMLFLAIGLASIGLYFMVEAGYASYHPKPIILGGLIIGGTIFGISMAILGKCPGTGPVSIAEGRIDVLVGAIGGIFGGLVFTLYYDFFKSIMGESLGKTTLVSYFNGHENLSVFVFGIILIIVSIVIPLRQEFDEADLQQLKES, from the coding sequence ATGTTTGAGAGAATATTAAATATGTTCACGACCGTCTCCAATGAAGCGCACGGTTCGGTATTTGTCGTCTTTATGATAGGTCTGGTGTTTGGTGTACTGATTCAGTACAGCAGGGTAGACAAGTTTGAGAAAATTGCCGGTTTTGCAATGCTCAGAGATACGGTAGTGCCTAAAATGCTCTTTTTGGCAATTGGTCTGGCTTCTATTGGACTCTATTTTATGGTGGAAGCGGGGTATGCTTCGTATCATCCGAAACCTATTATTCTGGGCGGCTTGATTATAGGCGGTACGATTTTTGGTATTTCTATGGCGATTCTCGGAAAATGTCCGGGAACAGGACCTGTTTCTATAGCCGAGGGACGAATAGATGTTCTTGTAGGGGCAATAGGCGGTATATTCGGCGGACTCGTTTTTACTCTTTATTATGATTTTTTTAAAAGTATTATGGGGGAGAGCCTGGGCAAAACCACATTGGTTTCATATTTTAACGGACATGAAAATTTAAGTGTCTTTGTTTTTGGTATTATTTTAATTATTGTAAGTATTGTCATTCCCCTGCGTCAGGAGTTTGATGAGGCTGATCTGCAACAGCTCAAAGAGTCATAG
- a CDS encoding YeeE/YedE thiosulfate transporter family protein: MIRRMPWWLAGILMALLVLFTFSVFGANRPFGASTYVPYFAGILFDLSPEKYPYLKEVHFAGAWEGVMLLGALTGGFLTSVFITKSFRLSIMPTGWKKYKNTSVISRLVWSFVSGFFLIIGARLAGGCTSGHFLSGMAQTAISSMIFGGVVLLSLIITGKIFYKSEANDV; this comes from the coding sequence ATGATTAGACGTATGCCATGGTGGTTAGCCGGGATTTTAATGGCGTTGTTGGTACTGTTTACATTTTCGGTATTTGGAGCAAACAGACCTTTTGGGGCATCAACTTATGTGCCTTATTTTGCAGGAATACTTTTTGATTTAAGTCCCGAAAAATACCCTTATCTTAAAGAAGTACATTTTGCCGGTGCCTGGGAAGGTGTGATGCTTTTAGGTGCATTGACAGGCGGTTTTTTGACTTCGGTATTTATTACAAAAAGTTTTCGTTTGAGTATTATGCCTACAGGCTGGAAAAAATATAAAAATACTTCAGTCATATCGCGGCTTGTCTGGAGTTTTGTCAGTGGTTTTTTTCTTATAATCGGTGCACGACTGGCAGGCGGATGTACAAGTGGTCACTTTTTAAGCGGGATGGCACAGACAGCTATCAGCAGTATGATTTTTGGTGGAGTTGTTTTACTGAGTCTGATTATTACGGGTAAAATATTTTATAAAAGCGAGGCAAATGATGTTTGA
- the infC gene encoding translation initiation factor IF-3 gives MSKNKDRVIMNDDIRVPEVRCNVDGGESLGVVSTDEAMTKANELGLDLVLIAPNAKPPVAKIMDYGKFRYQEEKKLKEQRKNQVKIVVKEIKLSVKIAENDIAYKVKHAREFLEKGYHVKFRVFLRGREMAHPEAAKEVLMQVWPMVEDIAVMEKPPKFEGRYYNMYVVPKK, from the coding sequence ATCATGAATGATGACATCCGTGTTCCAGAGGTGAGATGTAATGTAGATGGAGGCGAATCCTTAGGCGTTGTCTCTACTGATGAAGCTATGACAAAAGCAAATGAGTTGGGCTTAGACCTTGTGCTGATTGCTCCAAATGCTAAGCCGCCTGTTGCGAAAATCATGGATTATGGCAAGTTTAGATACCAAGAAGAGAAAAAACTTAAAGAACAGCGAAAAAATCAGGTAAAAATTGTTGTAAAAGAGATTAAACTCTCGGTGAAAATTGCAGAAAATGACATTGCCTATAAGGTTAAGCATGCAAGAGAGTTCCTTGAAAAAGGCTATCATGTAAAATTCAGAGTCTTTTTACGCGGTCGAGAAATGGCACACCCTGAAGCGGCAAAAGAGGTCCTTATGCAGGTTTGGCCTATGGTTGAAGACATTGCAGTAATGGAAAAACCTCCAAAATTTGAAGGACGCTATTACAATATGTATGTCGTTCCGAAGAAGTAA